Within the Coregonus clupeaformis isolate EN_2021a unplaced genomic scaffold, ASM2061545v1 scaf0201, whole genome shotgun sequence genome, the region AAGACACCCAGGTGTTAGGCTCATTTTAAAATAACTATAGACTCTGGTAATTCATGTAGGTTACTGTAACTGAAGCAGGTATTTTGATTGTTCCATAGACGTCCACTACAAAAGGTCATCGAGCATACTGGATGATGTCCTGCGCTTTGAGAAGACCATCGTCTCTCAGGAGGAGCAAATATAGTAAGAATCTAATTTGGTCTCAATTCACTTAGAATTGGACTTGGAACTTCTCCTTAGGAGAGCAATTCACTTCTGGAATTGATTGGCATTTAGTTGGAATTGACCCCGAATGGTCGTATGTCTCTCAGCGGCTAAAGCTGGTTGAAACCAGTCAATGACATCAACAAACAATTATTTCAACCAGTTTTTCCTGCTGGGGACGAAATACCTGCTAAAATTGGAAATACCAGGACTAAGTAAGGGTACAAGTGTCAAATGCTATGTACTTCAAACACATTGATAGTCAAGTCATACACCCACTGACCTACAATTTAAATCACAATCTAAGTTTATGTCCAAATCACCTGAGAAACATTATCAATCTGTTCCCCTCTTTTGCTCAGTCAACTCCAAGGGACACTGGAATCCAACAAGAAGAGGATGTTAGACCTCAAACAGATGTCCATTCAGCTGGATCAGAAATGCAAAGATCCCTGCAAGGATACTGTGGAAATCAAACCCACTACAGGGAAAGGTGAAATCAACAACGTTCTGCAGGTCGTTCTCATTTCATCAGAGAGGTTGCTcaaccctgctcctggagaaTTCACTCTACATACCCGTCATTTGTCCTTGTTGCTTGTTTAGTCAGAAGCGAGTCAATGGCACAATCAATATAGGCTGAGCAGATTTGTCTCAATCCAGTTATTTGGATGCACTTTAGGGATGGTTAATGAATTATTTTGTTTATATCATATGTTGGCATTTATAAGTGATATTCTTTAAGTAAGGGATATCAATCCAGTTATATGAATGCATTTTTGATTAGTTTAATTAATTAGTTTATAGCATTTCTTGGCATTTATAAGTGATTCTTCCATAAATAGGTATAGCTTTAATTTAAATGATCAAAAATGGCTGTTAATAAATACCACAGAGTGGATCTTTACCAGGGACAAGGGACAATAATCAACAATGAGCAAGATCATAATCAACATAATCAACATAATCAACATAATCAGCAAGGTAATAGTGCCAGAGCTCATTTCCATCTGTAGTCCCGGAACAGGCTAAAAACAGAATCAAAATACTACAAAACCATTGGGTATAGCGCATTGTCCTATGGGAACAGTAGTCTTTGTTATTAACACATAACAACATGATCATGGCatgttgttttttttatattAGATTGCCAGGATATTGCCAACAAGGGTGGCAAAACCAGCGGTCTGTACTACGTGAAGCCACTGAAGGCTAAGGAGCAGTTCCTGGTCTACTGCGAGATCGACGGCTTCGGCCGCGGCTTTACCGTCCTGCAGAGGGTACGTGTGTTCTTCCCTACACATAGTATATTAATTATGGTTGGCCCATGCAGGATTcaaaccccaacaccaccatgcTCCAACCCACTGAGCCATTGGAAGTTGGAACCAGGGTTGGGGACAATTCTATTTGAATAAGTAAACATTCCAATTGGGATTTAAGTTTTCGGATTGACTAAAGTGAAATGGTATTGACCCAAACCTGATTGGAACCACATACTGTATTATTATCATAACCACCGTCCAACATATATCTCCACAGAGACGTGATGGCAGTGTGGACTTCAACAAGGACTGGGTCCAGTATAAAGAGGGCTTCGGCTACCTGACCCCAGATGACACCAGCGAGTTCTGGCTGGGCAATGAGAAGATGCACCTGCTCTCCACCCAGTCCTCCATCCCATACGTGCTCAGGATCGAGCTTACCGACTGGCAGGGCAACAAGAAGTATGTACAACTAAGTTCGCTACTAAGGCTACTATTAATGCACAGTTAGGTTCTACATTCCCCCTCCTGAATAGAAAATGAATGAACTGGTGTTCATAATGTGGTGGGAACGGCTCTAAGTCTTATCCCATCAAGTAAAATTGGTTCCTATGATGTCACTCCAACCTGTTGTAAGGACGTTATAATGACATCATTGCAACCAACTTGACCCACTGGGATGCTTACCAATCCAATTCTGTGGTGTCTAGGTTTCACGCATTAGAAATGCTATAAATACCATATTTCGCTATTATCAATTCCCCCTCAAAGTTATTGGGGGCTTGGCATCATTGGTCTTGCCTATATGACACATTTACTTGCGCAATTCTCTCCACTAAATTAATGAAATATTTTGGGTTGAATCCTAACTTCAGCAAGTCAACTTTTCACTTAGTCATTAATATCAAGAAGCGACTAAGTTGAAATTCAActtaagtggaagttaggattcgCCTCTTTAATATATTTAGTGCTGAAATATTTAGTGCCATTTAGTGCAATTTTTTTATGAGGAATTGTGGAAATAAGCAGCAGTAAGCCTTTTCTTTGGTGAGGTGTCTAACTTTCAAATAACATGTTTTTCCACACAAACCTCTGGACTTTAGTTTGCGGAATAGATTTTCTGGTGCCAAGTTACATAGCTGAAAGAACTGACCTCCACAATCAAAGCAAACAACGTATTCTACTTTGTGACACTGGTTTTGGAGGCCAGTACTCAAGCCTTCAGGCTAATATGCTGCATTTTATATGAATACTTTGTGGCCTGTGTGCTTAGTGCCGCGGACCCCGGCACATGCACCACAGTAGGCATGGGTTCAAATCCGACCCAATGCCTTTCTGACCTGCACCGTGTCATCTTCTCACTGTCTTATTTATTCAATAAAACCACACGCATAAAAACAATTTATAAAAATAGCtaatcattttatttattttctttctttagGCATGCTGACTACGCCATGTTCAAAGTGGGTCCAGAAGTCGACATGTACCGCCTGACCTACGCCTACTACTTTGGCGGTGATGCGGGTGACGCGTTCGACGGCTTTGACTTCGGAGATGACCCCAGCGACAAGTTCTACACGTCCCACAACGGCATGCAGTTTAGTACCAGCGACAAGGACAACGACAAGTTCCAGGGTAACTGTGCTATGCAGGACGGCTCCGGTTGGTGGATGAACCGATGCCACGCCGCCCACCTCAACGGGAAATACTACCAGGGTAAGGACACGCACAGGtgcacactctcacactctcgcTTTTCTTTTAACCCCATTTTCTCCCctatttcgtgatatccaattggtagttagcgttgtcccatcgctgcaacttccgtatggacttgggagaggcgaaggtcgagagccatgcgtcctccaaaacacgaccctgccaagccgcactgcttcttgacacaatgctcacttaatccggaagccagccgcaccaatgtgtcacaggaaacactgtacaactggcgactgTGCTAGCGAcccaggagtcgctagagcgcaatgggacaaggacatcccggccggccaaaccctcccctaacccagatgacgctgggccaattgtacgccgcctcatgggtctcccggtcgcggccggctgcgacacagcccgggatcgaacccgggtctgtagtgacacctcaagcactgcaatgccATGCCTTAAACAGACCGGCCTCctgagtggagcagcggtcttcCTTTTAAAGAACACTACTCTCCAAGCAACATGAACCATACAAGAGTTATACATTTATGCAAATCACTACCAACCTTTACGAATGTCCGTTTTGGGGGTTCTCTGAAATGTTTACTGTTATCGTTCCAAGAAGGCCACATTTACGAGTAGGCCCAACACTGTTATTTTCATACTTATAACAAACTTTTGATTGACACCTCTGTCTTTTGATCTTTCCATCCCTAGGTGGGAAATACACGGAGAAGGACGCCGGCGAGTCAGGCTACGACAACGGCATCATCTGGGCCACGTGGCAGAGCCGCTGGTACTCAATGAAGGAGACTACCATGAAGATCATCCCCACCAATAGGATCGCAGCAGCGGACGGACAGCAGACCGGAGGGGTCAAACAGTTTGGAGGGCTGGGAGACAACTAAAACACATATTGCAATATCGTCTTAGCTAGAACTTTCTTGAACTTTCCAGGCACAGATTAAGCCAAGTCCTGGACTAAGAAGCACATGGAGAATCTCTATTAAACATGCATTCCAGGATTAATCTATGTCTGGGAAAATGGCCCTCTGTCTTGTTGTATCTTTGTTTTATTGGTTCAATCAATTTCGTGTTTTGTCCTCTTGCCTAAAATATGATCTATGATCAAATCCCTGTTGTTGGATCTTGGTAGATTGGTTTGACTTCTTCTATTTAGCACCTTCTGTTAGAACAAACTTGATCTAGTGTCTATGGAGTTTTATTAGATCTGGTTGGTTTGACCAATGAATAAATGTTTTTCTAAATGTAAGATGTATTTTGAGCTGGTTTTAGATACCCCTGCCCCCACTACATTATCTAAGGTGCACGTGTAACTGAACCCGGGTGGTCTGAATGCAACAAGACTGTGTAAGCCCTCTGAGCTAAAAGCCAAGGCAATACCTCagggagctaacacaagtcttcaaGTCTCAGGCCAAGGCACTGAATCACCTTGGTTACACAAGGGTCTAGCATTTAAAAGACCATGCCAATTTCTTTATTGTACTTTCCCTGATATCCATTCCTGGTACCGCTTGTAACTGTGCAAAATATGATACCCATTTATATGACATACATTTTCTTTAGAAATACAACAAGCAGGATATGATAAGTTGCACATAGGCATCTGATGATAAATTGCAGAAGCATGGAAGTTGGTGGCGGCATTGAAATGCTTTTAAAGGAAAGGCACTGTGCTGGGAAGACATAACTCAATCAATTCGTTCAACTATTTTAAACTATTCTAGATAACGATTTTTAGAAGCTATTTTGATACACTGgtcccctcgggccttattgctgaaATAGAACATCATAAAGGACATACCAGGATTTTTTATAATTTAACTCTGTTTCTGTATGTTTTTTCcatactgaacatgaccctgttttTGGTGGGCACTTTTGTCTTAGAGGGGAAAAACACACCACATACTCTCTTTAATAGGGTAAATTCCTACTTCACATTCCAACCTAATAGTGTTACTTTGTTTCCCGTTGACACATCCTCTCAGAATTCAAGAATTCTCAGAATTCAACAGAATTCAACCCATCCCCCGGATGATTATTCTGCTATTCAGAagttatatatgttatatatatgtGATATCAGAAGttatatatggccaatataccacggctaagggctgttcttacgcatgacgcaacgcggagtgcctgatacagcccttagccgtggcacacctgaggtgccttattgttattataaactTGTTACccatgtaattagagcagtaaaaataaatgctttgtcatacccgtggtatatggtctgatataccatggctgtcagccaatcagcattcagggctggaacaacccagtttataatacaaa harbors:
- the fgg gene encoding fibrinogen gamma chain, whose protein sequence is MAPSLLSTATGVLLLFSLSSAQIRGDYSEECTPRDGFGKYCPTTCGVADYLNKYKPVVDKDLDEMEDILKRITNLTTGATEKVTYMKDSTTQHQKSGADVHYKRSSSILDDVLRFEKTIVSQEEQIYQLQGTLESNKKRMLDLKQMSIQLDQKCKDPCKDTVEIKPTTGKDCQDIANKGGKTSGLYYVKPLKAKEQFLVYCEIDGFGRGFTVLQRRRDGSVDFNKDWVQYKEGFGYLTPDDTSEFWLGNEKMHLLSTQSSIPYVLRIELTDWQGNKKHADYAMFKVGPEVDMYRLTYAYYFGGDAGDAFDGFDFGDDPSDKFYTSHNGMQFSTSDKDNDKFQGNCAMQDGSGWWMNRCHAAHLNGKYYQGGKYTEKDAGESGYDNGIIWATWQSRWYSMKETTMKIIPTNRIAAADGQQTGGVKQFGGLGDN